One window of the Amblyraja radiata isolate CabotCenter1 chromosome 41, sAmbRad1.1.pri, whole genome shotgun sequence genome contains the following:
- the LOC116967767 gene encoding hepatocyte nuclear factor 3-beta-like: MLGSVKMESHEIPEWTSLYSDPGEIYPVVTNMNPSLGSMNGYMGMNSMGSVGNLSPASLNMSYTNLSPPLSVLPPTIGQLANGQSSVQCSISPGIGPHAGQTPPINSISYQPMNQHLGSLAYSPGLSRGKEPKPYRRNFSHAKPPYSYISLITMAIQQAPSKMLTLNEIYQWIMDLFPYYRENQQRWQNSIRHSLSFNDCFVKVPRSPDKPGKGSYWALHPDSGNMFENGCYLRRQKRFKCQKEKLAARSGLDPGAKGLENVPEGKAPSPGSEDAESSRSDTSPGSDEQRTLTELRCQRVDHPNSTATPSPHSMGHPLLPSSIQHLPDLHNELKMDPHYSFNHPFSITNLMSSEQSHKMDLKLYEQTLPYSNTYNSLVGKTGYDTPGPINDSSSYYQVMYNRSVLNTS, encoded by the coding sequence ATCTACCCGGTGGTGACCAACATGAATCCCAGCCTTGGCTCGATGAACGGATACATGGGCATGAATTCCATGGGGTCTGTCGGCAACCTGTCGCCTGCCTCCCTCAACATGTCCTACACCAACCTCAGCCCGCCCCTCTCGGTGCTGCCCCCCACCATCGGCCAGCTCGCCAACGGGCAATCGTCGGTACAGTGCTCCATCAGTCCCGGCATCGGACCGCACGCTGGGCAGACCCCACCGATCAACTCCATCTCCTACCAGCCCATGAACCAGCACCTGGGCTCCTTGGCCTACTCACCGGGACTGAGCCGAGGGAAGGAGCCAAAACCCTATCGGAGGAACTTCAGCCATGCCAAGCCCCCTTACTCCTATATCTCCCTGATCACCATGGCCATCCAGCAAGCCCCCAGCAAGATGCTGACTCTCAACGAGATCTACCAGTGGATCATGGACCTCTTCCCCTACTACAGGGAGAACCAGCAGCGTTGGCAGAATTCCATCCGCCACTCTCTCTCCTTCAACGACTGCTTCGTCAAAGTGCCCCGCTCCCCGGACAAGCCGGGCAAGGGTTCCTACTGGGCACTGCACCCGGACTCGGGCAACATGTTCGAGAACGGCTGCTACCTGCGCCGCCAGAAGCGCTTCAAGTGCCAGAAGGAGAAGCTGGCGGCCCGCTCGGGCCTCGACCCCGGTGCCAAGGGGCTGGAGAACGTGCCCGAGGGCAAGGCCCCGAGCCCCGGCTCCGAGGACGCGGAGTCCAGCCGCTCGGACACCTCGCCGGGCTCGGACGAGCAGAGGACGCTGACCGAGCTGAGGTGCCAGCGGGTGGATCACCCAAACTCCACggccaccccttccccccacagcATGGGCCACCCGCTCCTGCCGTCCTCCATCCAGCACCTTCCCGACCTCCACAACGAGCTGAAGATGGACCCTCACTACAGCTTCAACCACCCCTTCTCAATCACCAACCTGATGTCCTCCGAGCAGTCTCACAAGATGGACCTCAAACTCTACGAGCAAACACTACCCTACAGTAACACGTACAACTCGCTGGTGGGCAAAACTGGCTACGACACGCCGGGGCCCATCAACGACTCGAGCTCCTACTACCAGGTGATGTACAACAGGTCGGTTCTCAACACTTCCTAA